Below is a genomic region from Hylemonella gracilis.
GCGACGAATGCATTGAGCTGTGCAATGAAATCATCCGCGATGAACTGCCCGCGCCCACCGAGCAGAACGCGGGGCGCGGTAGCCTGCCAGCTCCAGCCGAGATCAAGGCCAATCTGGACAACTACGTGATCGGTCAGGACCCCGCCAAGCGCACGCTTGCCGTCGCGGTGTACAACCACTACAAGCGGCTGCAGCACAAGGAAACCGCGCGCAAGGATGAGGTGGAGTTGTCCAAGAGCAATATCTTGCTGATTGGTCCCACCGGCTCGGGCAAGACGCTGCTGGCGCAGACCCTGGCGCGACAGCTCAATGTGCCTTTTGTGATGGCGGATGCCACCACTCTGACGGAAGCTGGTTATGTGGGCGAGGACGTCGAGAACATCATCGCCAAGTTGCTACAGAACTGTAATTACGAGGTCGAGAAAGCCCAACGCGGCATCGTCTACATCGACGAAATCGACAAGATCTCGCGCAAGAGCGACAACCCCAGCATTACGCGTGATGTGTCGGGCGAAGGCGTCCAGCAGGCGCTGCTCAAGCTCATCGAGGGCACGATGGCCTCGGTGCCACCCCAGGGCGGGCGCAAGCACCCGAATCAGGATTTCATCCAGGTCGACACCACCAACATCCTCTTCATCTGCGGTGGCGCGTTCGCCGGCCTGGAGAAGGTGATTGAGCGCCGCACGGAATCGTCCGGCATCGGCTTTGGTGCTGCCGTCAAAAGCAAAGCCCAGCGCAGCCTGACGGAAGTGTTCAAGGAAGTCGAGCCGGAAGATCTGATCAAGTACGGCTTGATCCCTGAACTCGTGGGGCGCATGCCCGTGGTCGCCACCTTGGCCGAGTTGAGCGAGGACGCGCTGGTGCAGATCCTGACCGAGCCCAAGAATGCGCTGGTCAAGCAGTACGCCAAGTTGTTCGGGATGGAGGGCGTGGAACTGGAAATCCGCCCCACGGCCCTGGCCGCGATTGCCAAGAAAAGCCTGGCCCGCAAGACCGGCGCGCGTGGGCTGCGCTCCATCATGGAGCAGTCCTTGATCGACACGATGTTTGACCTCCCGACCTTGAACAATGTAGAGAAGGTCGTGGTGGATGAGTCCACGATCGAGGAACACAAACCGCCGCTGCTGGTCTACCGCGAGGCGGCCAAGCAGGCCTGAAGAGCATGTACGAACCGGGAGCCGGCCAGTGCCCAGGCGCCCGCCCGAAGCAAATCGGCCTCGATGCTCATGTTTCGCCCGAAAAGTTGGCAAAAAACGGTGGAATGTGGAAAGCGATCGGTTTTCCGCTGTTTCCTTCGTGGATTTGGAAGCACAAATCTTTCTTAGCATTCCTGGCGGCTTAATATGCTCCGCAGGACTGGAAAAATAGGATCGCCCCCGCATCTAAGCACCAGTCACCGCCTGCTCAACAAAAACACTGCAAGGACCCGCCATGTCTGGTCAAACCCATCTGCCGCCTGAACCCCTGGAATTGCCACTGCTGCCGCTGCGCGACGTGGTCATCTTTCCCCATATGGTGATCCCGCTGTTCGTCGGGCGCCCCAAGAGCATCAAGGCCCTGGAGGCCGCGATGGAAGCCGAGCGTCGCATCATGCTGGTGGCGCAGAAAGCTGCGGCCAAGGACGAGCCCCAGGTGTCGGACATGTTCGACGTGGGCTGCGTTTCCACCATCCTGCAGATGCTGAAGCTGCCCGATGGCACGGTGAAAGTGCTGGTCGAGGGGCAGCAACGCGCGAACGTGCAGAACATCACGGAAGGCGAAACCCATTTCACCGCCACGGTGTTGCCGGTTCAAGCCGCGCCGGCGGATGTCCTGGGCGAGAAGCTGAGCAGCGAAATCGAGGCCTTGCGCCGTGCCGTGATGCAGCAGTTCGACCAATACGTCAAGCTCAACAAGAAGATCCCTCCCGAGATCCTGACGTCGATTTCGAGCATCGATGATCCCGGGCGCCTGGCCGACACCATCGCTGCTCATCTGCCGCTCAAGCTGGAGAGCAAGCAGACCGTGCTGGGCCTGTCCGAAGTGAAGGACAGGCTGGAGAACCTGTTCGAGCAGATCGAGCGCGAAGTCGACATCCTCAACGTGGACAAGCGCATTCGTGGTCGTGTCAAGCGTCAGATGGAGAAGAATCAGCGCGATTTCTATCTGAACGAGCAGGTCAAGGCCATCCAGAAGGAATTGGGCGAAGGCGAGGACGGCGCCGACCTTGAGGAGATCGAGAAAAAGATCAAGCTGGCCCGCATGCCCGCCGAGGCACGCAAGAAGGCCGAGAACGAGCTCAAGAAGCTCAAGCTCATGTCGCCCATGTCGGCCGAAGCCACCGTGGTGCGCAACTACATTGACGCGCTGGTTGGCCTGCCCTGGAGCAAGAAGACCAAGATCAAGCACGACCTTGCGAATGCGGAGGAGGTTCTGAACCAGGACCATTTCGGCCTGGAAAAAGTCAAGGACCGCATTCTTGAGTACCTCGCGGTGCAGCAGCGCGTGGACAAGGTCAAGGCACCCATTCTGTGCTTGGTTGGCCCGCCTGGCGTGGGCAAGACCTCGCTGGGGCAGTCGATCGCCAAGGCCACGGGGCGCAAGTACGTGCGCATGGCCCTGGGGGGCATGCGTGACGAGGCGGAGATCCGTGGCCATCGCCGGACCTACATCGGCGCCATGCCCGGCAAGGTGTTGCAGTCGCTGGCCAAGGTCGGCACGCGCAATCCGCTTTTCTTGCTGGACGAGATCGACAAGCTTGGCACTGATTTCCGTGGTGACCCGTCGAGCGCCCTGCTGGAGGTGCTCGATCCGGAACAGAACAACAAGTTCGGTGACCACTACGTGGAGGTCGATTTCGACCTGTCAGATGTGATGTTCGTCGCCACTTCGAACTCCATGAACATCCCGCCTGCCTTGCTGGATCGCATGGAGGTCATCCGCTTGTCGGGTTACACGGAGGACGAGAAGGTCAATATCGCCAAGCGCTACCTCAGCCCCAAGCAGCTCAAGAACAATGGCGTCAAGGACGAGGAGTTGCTGATCGCGGAAGACGCGATCCGCGACATCGTGCGCTACTACACCCGCGAGGCGGGCGTGCGTTCGCTGGAACGTGAGATCTCCAAGATCTGTCGCAAGGTGGTCAAGGGCTTGCAGCTCAAAAAATTGACGCCTCAGGTTCAGGTGACCGCGGAGAACCTGCATGAGTACCTGGGCGTGCGCAAGTTCAACTACGGTCGCGCTGAACAACAGAACCAGGTCGGACAGGTCGTGGGCCTGGCCTGGACGGAAGTGGGTGGCGATCTGCTCACCATCGAAGCCGCGCTCATGCCTGGCAAGGGCAACATCACGCGCACCGGCTCACTGGGTGATGTGATGAAGGAGTCGGTCGAGGCCGCGCGCACCGTGGTGCGCAGCCGTGCACGTAGCCTGGGTATTCCAGATGAGTACTTCGAGAAGCGGGACCTGCACGTGCACGTGCCCGACGGCGCGACGCCCAAGGATGGGCCCAGCGCTGGCGCGGCGATGACCACCGCCATGGTTTCGGCCATGACCGGCATCCCCGTGCGCGGTGAAGTGGCCATGACGGGCGAAATCACACTGCGGGGCGAAGTCACCGCGATTGGCGGCTTGAAGGAAAAACTGCTTGCGGCCCTGCGCGGCGGCATCAAGACCGTGCTGATTCCCGAGGAGAACGTCAAGGACCTTCAGGAGATTCCGGACAACGTCAAGAGCGGCTTGAACATCGTTCCGGTCAAGTGGATCGACAAGGTGTTGGAGATTGCACTTGAACGTCTGCCCACACCTCTGCCGGATGACGGCCCCACCGCGGTGGAGGCGGTGACGCCTGCCGCGCCCGAGGCGAAGCAGGACTCGCTGAAGCACTGAGGGCGGCATGAAAAAATTTCGCGCTCGTATCGAAGACGAGCGCGAAATTCGATCTATAATCGTGGTCTCTTAACGCGGGAATAGCTCAGTTGGTAGAGCGCAACCTTGCCAAGGTTGAGGTCGCGAGTTCGAGTCTCGTTTCCCGCTCCAAGATTCCGAAAAGGGAAGCCCATGCTTCCCTTTTTTATTCAGCCCCGGTGGCTCGGGACTGGAAGTTTTGAAGGCGCGATAGCAAAGCGGTTATGCAACGGATTGCAAATCCGTCTAGTCCGGTTCGACTCCGGATCGCGCCTCCAGGTACACAGCGCGGGAATAGCTCAGTTGGTAGAGCGCAACCTTGCCAAGGTTGAGGTCGCGAGTTCGAGCCTCGTTTCCCGCTCCATTTCTTTGGCCTCCCGTTTTGCCGTTTGCTTCACAATCGGGCAGATAGTCATTCTGCCGCCTCGATGGTGAAATTGGTAGACACAGCGGACTTAAAATCCGCCGCAGCCTGAAAGGGCGCGTACCGGTTCGACCCCGGTTCGAGGCACCAAGCACCCACACCGACCCTCTTTATGGCCAGCAGCTACGACGCTCCGTTTGAAATTCATGTTCACGGTGATGTGCCATTGCGCGCAGACGTGGCTTTTGACCAAATTCAAGAGGCACTGAAACCGCTCTGGAAGTATGTCGGTGCCCGTACCCTGGCTGAAGGGGCGCACAGCCACTACGAGGACGAGCCCGGCATCCGTTTCGATTCGGAGGAGCACATGCTGCGCCTGTGCTGGACAGTGCAGGGCGATGAAGATTTTCGCCAGTCCCTCGACGAGATGTGCATGAGCCTCAACGAGCTGTCTCAGGCAGGCGCGGGGATCGAGGTGACGTTCTACGACGTGGAGTTCGACGAAGAAGAAGCGGATCCGGAAACGGAGTCGCGGGATGACTTCCTGATGCTTTTCGTCGGCCCCAACCCAGGCGCCATCATGCAGGTGCAGCGCGATCTGCTGGTGCAGGACGTGATCCATGTCATGGAGCGGCATTTCGACGCGGCCGAGCTGAGTGGCCTGGTCGGTGAGATCGACAATCTCTTTCGCAGTCGCTACGACGCGCTGGTCAATTCGCTGGAAATTGGCAAGCCGCCGCGAGGCGCGGGTGGGACTGGTGGCCATGGTGGTGGTCGCAAGCCACGCCATCTGCATTGATTCCGCCCAGACTCTTCACGCGCCTGGACGGATGCTCATCGCCGCGTTTGTCCCGTCCTCCCCAATATTGGTGATCCCGCATCAGTGGGCTTGATGTTACGATCAATGCTGGGTGCGGGGAGAACCTGTCATGCTTAAATGCATACGCGTCGAGTCGCTGAAAATGGGGATGTGGGTCGAAGAACTGCGAGGTTCCTGGCAGGAGCATCCCTTTTGGCGCGACAGTTTTCTGCTGACCGATCCCAAGGACCTCGAGCGCATACTGGAGAGCAGCATCCGCGAGGTTTGGATCGACAGCAGCAAGGGACTGGACGTTCCTGCGGGGACCGAGGTCGAGACCGAGGAGCAGGCGGCCTTCGAGGCCCAGCTGGAATTGAACGCGGCGGCCCGTCCGCCCCTGGGGACGGAACCCGTTCCCATCAACGAGGAGCTGTCCCGCGCGGCCCAGATCTGCCAACAGTCCAAGCAGGCGGTCATGTCCATGTTCCAGGAGGCCCGCATGGGCAAGACCGTGGACGCGGCCCAGGCCCAGCATCTGGTGGAAGAAATCTCCGACTCTGTCTCGCGCAATGCAAGCGCTTTGATCAGCCTCGCACGCCTCAAGACCGCCGACGACTACACCTACATGCATTCGGTGGCGGTTTGCGCCTTGATGATTGCGTTGGCCAGGCAGATGGGCTTGAGCGAGGCGCAGACTCGGTCCGCCGGTCTGGCGGGTCTGCTGCATGACTTGGGCAAGGCCGTCACGCCCCCGCAGGTGCTGAACAAGCCTGGCAAGTTGACTCCGGCCGAATTCGATGTGATGAAGAAGCACACGATCGATGGTTACCGCATGCTGCAAAGCGTAGGCAATCTGGATCCGGTTGCCTTGGATGTCTGCCTGCACCACCACGAGAAGGTGGACGGTTCAGGTTATCCGGAAGGCCTGAAAGACGAGGAAATCAGCCTGTTTGCCAAGATGGGGGCGGTGTGTGATGTGTACGACGCCATCACCTCCGACCGACCCTACAAGGCCGGTTGGGATCCGGCTCAGTCGCTGCACAAGATGGCCGAGTGGTCACGAGGTCATTTTGACCACCGGGTTTTCCAGGCCTTCGTCAAGAGTCTGGGCATCTACCCGGTCGGCTCCTTGCTGCGGTTGTCCTCGGACCGGTGGGGGGCCGTGCTGGCTGTGGTCATCGAGCAGTCTCCTAAGGCTCTGACCAAGCCCGTGGTCAAGGTGTTCTACTCGGTCGACCGGACCGCCCACATCGCGCCGCAGACGGTGGATCTTTCTTCCTCCAACGTGATTGAGCGCATCGTTGGTCGGGAGGACCCGGTCGAATGGGAATTCGAGGGCCTGGATCAGTTCTGGGCCGTGGCTTGAGTTGAGGGCCGCCTGACCCACGCAGCGGGCCACGCGTCCTGGTGTTCGCGCACACCCAAGACCGGTGGTATCGCTCAGCGACGCTCGTATTGCGTCGTGCCGTAAAGCACTTCCCGTTCCTTGTCGCTGGGCGTCGGTGTGGACTTGCGCAGGTGGGCCAGGACCTGCGTGCCGCGTTGTACGGCGGGACGAGCCTCGATCTTGTAGAACCAGGATTCCAGATTGGGGTAGTCACCCAGGGTGATGCCTTGACCCTGCCAGCCGCGTAGCCAGGGGAACACGGCGATGTCGGCGATGGAGTATTCGGCGCCACCCAGCCAGCGACTGCGCGCCAGGCGCTTGTCGATCACACCATAAAGACGCTTGGTTTCGTTGGTGTAGCGATTGATCGCATAACCGATCTTTTCCGGCGCGTACAGGCGGAAGTGGTGGGCCTGGCCCAGCATCGGGCCGACGCCCCCCATCTGGAACATCAGCCATTGCAGCACTTCGTACTTGCCCCGGACGTCGACAGGCAGGAATTTGCCGAACTTGCCGGCCAGGTAGAGCAGGATCGCGCCGGATTCGAAAAGGCTGATGGGCTGGCCGTCAGGACCCTGACTGTCCACCAGGGCCGGGATCTTGTTGTTCGGGCTGATCTTGAGGAATTCGGGCTTGAACTGGTCACCTTCGCCAATGTTGACAGGGTGCGCATGCCAGTCGTGGCCCTCACGCAGGCCACATTCCTCCAGCATGATGTGAACCTTGTGGCCGTTGGGCGTAGGCCAGGAATAGACGTCGATCATAAAAAACTCCGGAAACGCAAGCCGCACCCTGGCGCGGCTTGCAGGGAAAACGAGTCCCTAGATTGTGCGTCGTTTCCGTGATCGGCGTCAGTAGCCCCGGGTGATGGGCGGTTCCACGAGCCTGGGGTTCGCGGCGTATTTGCCCAGCTCCCATTTGGCAATGGCGTTGCGGTGCACTTCATCCGGTCCGTCGGCGAAGCGCAATGTGCGCGCATGGGCCCAGCTGTAGGCGAGCGGGAAGTCCTGGCTGAGTCCACCGCCTCCGTGGACCTGCATGGCCCAGTCGATCACCTGACAGGCCATGCTGGGGGCCACCACCTTGATCATCGCAATCTCTGTCTGAGCGACTTTGTTGCCCACCGTGTCCATCATCCATGCGGCCTTGAGCGTGAGCAGGCGGGCCATGTCGATCTGGCAGCGTGCCTCGGCAATGCGTTCCTGCGTCACGGTCTGCGCGGCCACGGGCTTGCCGAAGGCCACGCGGGACGAAGCCCGCTTGCACATGTATTCCAGTGCGCGCTCGGCCTGACCGATCAGTCGCATGCAGTGGTGGATACGCCCCGGCCCCAGGCGGCCTTGGGCGATCTCGAAGCCGCGGCCTTCGCCCAGCAGTATGTTGGACACGGGGACATGCACATGCTTGAAATCCACCTCCATGTGCCCGTGGGGTGCGTCGTCATAGCCCATGACGGTCAAGGGTCGCATCACGGTGATGCCTGGTGTATTCGTCGGGACCAGGACCATGCTCTGCTGCGAGTGGCGTGCCGCCTCGGGATCGGTTTTGCCCATGACGATGTAGATGGCGCAGCGCGGGTCGCCCGCGCCAGAGGTCCACCACTTGCGGCCGTTGATGACGTAGTCCTCGCCGGTCTTTCCAGGCGTGCGCTCGATGCGCGTGGCAATGTTGGTCGCGTCGCTGGAGGCCACGTCGGGTTCGGTCATCGCGAAGGCTGAGCGAATCTTCCCTTCGAGCAAGGGGCGCAGCCATTGCGAACGGTGCTCGGTGCTGCCGTACCGGGCGATGGTTTCCATGTTCCCGGTATCGGGCGCGGAGCAGTTGAACACTTCCGAAGCCCAGGGCACCCGGCCCATGATCTCGGCCAGCGGCGCATACTCCTGGTTAGTGAGGCCCGCGCCGCCCCAGTCGGTGCCCGCGACACCCGCGATCTCCGCGCTGTCGCGCGGCAGGAACAGGTTCCACAAGCCCCGGGCCCGCGCTTGGTCCTTCAGTTTCTCGATCAGGGGCAGAGGCGTCCAACGGCGCCCCGCTGCGGTGTTGGCGACCTGTTCCTCATGGTAAGTGGATTCATGGGGGTGGATGTGTTCGTCCATGAAGCGCTGCAGGCGCGCGCGCAACTCCTGGGTCCGGGGGAATAGTCGAAATCCATGGCGTCTCCTTGGGTGTCGTGGTGTCGGTGCTCGCGCGTCGCGTCGATTGAGGTGGCGCGCTAGCCGTTCTGTCGCGCGAACTGCCAGGCCAACGCAGCCATGGGGCGCGCGCCGGCGGCGGACTTGCGCGCCTGCGCGCTTGCGGCCGTGCCGTTTTCGACGCGCTTGGCAATGCCTTGCAGGATGGCCGCGATGCGGAACAGGTTGTAGGCCAGGTAAAAATTCCAGTCCGCGTGCAACGTGGCGGGGGTGACGCGTCCGCCGTGGTTGCCCGTGCGCTCGCAGTAGAGGGCGATGTATTCCTCTTCGAGTGGAATGCCCATGGTCTGCAGGTCGAGGCCCCCGATGCCGCGGAAGTCACCCGGTGGAATGTGCCAAGCCATGCAGTGGTAGGCAAAATCCGCAAGGGGGTGACCCAAGGTAGAGAGTTCCCAGTCCAGCACGGCGATCACCCGCGGCGCCGTGGCATCGAACATCAAGTTGTCGAGCCGGTAGTCGCCGTGCACGATGCTGACCAGGCTGTCGTCACGGGCGCTGGCTGGCAGGTGCGTGGGCAGCCAGTCCAGCAGCTGTTCCATTTCCGCGATGGGTTGCGAGAGCTCACCCGCACCGTCCGCCGAGGCGCGGTACTGCTTGCCCCAGCGCGCGATCTGGCGCTCCACGTAGGCGCCCGGCTTGCCATACCCCGCCAAGCCCTGCGCGGTGAAATCCACTTTGTGCAGCGCCGCGATCACGCGGTTCATTTCCAGGTAGATGGCGCGGCGCTCCGTGGGTGCCAAGCCAGGCAGGGATTGTTCCCACAGCACGCGCCCGGGCATGAAAGCCATGATGTAGAAGGCGCGACCGATGATGGCCTCGTCCTCGCACAGGGCCAGCATCGCAGGCACGGGTACCTCGGTTCCTGCCAGGCCGCGCATCACGGCGTATTCGCGCTCGATGGCATGGGCCGAGGGCAGCAGCTTGGCGACCGGCCCGGGCTTGGCGCGCATCACATAGCTGCGCGTGGGCGTGATCAGCTTGTAGGTCGGGTTGGACTGACCGCCCTTGAAGGACTCCACGGTCAGCGGGCCGCTGAATCCGGGCAGATGCTGCGTCAGCCAGGCTTGCAGGACCGCCGTGTCGAAGGCATGGGTGGCCGGGACGGGCCGCGTGCCGACATAGGGGTTATCGCGTTCATTTTCGTTCGTGGGCATGGTCTCCTCGCGTCTTGTCTTGTCCGTGTTTCATGCCCTCACGCCCGGCGTGCCGACGCGGCTAGGGTTCCCGCGCCTGCTCCACCTCGACGATGCGCATCAGCGCCTCGCGACTGCGCACCACCAGGCCGCCGGGTTCGATGCGGATGGCTTCCTCGCGCTCCATGGCCTTGAGTTCCTGGTTCACGCGTTGGCGGGAGGCGCCCAGCAGCTGCGCCAGTTCTTCTTGCGCCAGATGCAGGCCGATGCGGGTCTCGTTCGCCGCGTGCAGAGACGGCGTGCCATAACTGCGCACCAGGTGCAACAGCTGCTTGGCCAGGCGCGCGCGCAAGGGCAGGGTGTTGAGGTCCTCGACCAGGCCGTAGAGCGAGCGGATGCGCCGTGCCTGCAGGCGCAGCAAGGCCGCGTACAGCTCTGCATGGGTGTCCAGCAGCTTCTGAAAATCGGCTTTTGCCACGCGCAAGGTGCTTGTCTCGCCATGGGCATAGGCATCGTGGGTGCGCAGATCGCCGTCGAAGAGCGCCGTGTCGCCCAGCCAGACGCCCGGCTCCACGTAGGCCAGGGTGATCTGCTTGCCCGCCAGCGTGGTCGAACTCACGCGAATGGCGCCTTTGGCGCAGGCGATCCAATCCTCGGGTGGGTCGCCGCGGGCGGCCAGCAGCTCGCCGTCTTTGTGACGCAGGACGTAGGCGCATCGCAGGATGTCGTGACGGAGGGTGGGCGATAGGGAAGAGAACCAGCGGCCCGCGTTGATCGCAGTCCGTTCCTCAATGGTAAGTTTGGGTTCGTCCATGGTCTGTCCGCTGGGTGACTCGGGCGGTTTCGTGGGCTGCGGGCCTGTCTTGTGCGTGACGGTCGCGAGGTCAGGTGGCGAGGCGTTTCTGGCTGGTGGGTCGTTTCATTGGAGCGGAGTCACTCGAACTCCGGCGTCTGCCGGTTCAGGAAAGCGGCGATGCCGATGCCCGCATTCGGGTGATGCAGGTTGCGAACGAAATGACCGCGCTCCTCGGCCAGATGCGTGTGCAAGGTGTTGTGCGTGCCTGATTCGAGCAACTCCTTGCCACTGGTGAGCACATTGGGCGCCTTGCCGTTCAGTTGTCTGGCCAGGGCGTGCGCCGTGTCCAGGGCATGTCCGGGTTCGCTGACGCGGTTGACCAGGCCCAGGGCGTGCAGGCGCGGTGCGCCGATGCGCTCACCGCCGAGCAGCAGCTCGCTGGCCAATTGCCGAGGCAGGCTGCGTGTGAGGTGCCAGCTGGCGCCGCCATCGGGCGATAGGCCGACCTGGCCGTGGGACATCACGAAGACCGCGTCACTGGCCGCGACGATGAAGTCGCAGGACAGCGCGAGCGCGAACCCCGCGCCCGCGGCAGCGCCTTCCACGGCGGCGATGACCGGCTTGGGAAAGGCGCGGATGGACTCGATCCAGCCGTGCAATTGATCGATGCTCTGCGCCTGTACCTCGGGAGGCTGCTGTCGATTGGCCTGCAGGCGGTTCAGATCGCCGCCCGCGCAGAACATGCCCTCGCCGCCGGTCAGGATGACACTGCGTACATCCGGGTTGGTTTCGGCCACGTTCAAAGCCTCGATGCCGGCGGCGTAAATGGCGGGGCCCAGCGCGTTGCGCCGGCCTGGGTTGGAGAGGGTCAGCACCATGGTCTGACCTTCGCTGCTGCTCTTGAGTTGTGCGCTCATTCCTGCTTGCTCCAGGGTTGCTTGTGACTCTTGTTCATTCTTCTTCATGCAGCAGGGACAGGCCGATGGCGCCTCGTCGACGCAGCCATGGGCTCGGGCGGTAGCGCGGGTCGCCATAGACGGTCTGCAGATTGAACAGCACTTCCAACACGTTCGTGGGGCCGTAGCGGTTCCCCATGGCCAGGGGTCCGAGCGGATAACCCAATCCCAGCGTGACCGCCGTCTCCAGGTCGACGGGCGTGCAGATGCGTTGCTGACAGATGTCCGCCGCCACGTTGACGATGCCCGCGACCACGCGCTGTGTCACAAAACCGCCGCTGTCGCGGATCACGCTGACGGCCTTGCCGTCGCGCGCGAACAGGGCATGGGCGGCGTCGCGCATGTCATGGCGGGTGACTGGGTTGGTGGCCAGCACTCGGCGTCGGGTGGCGGCGTCTTCGACCAACAGATCGATGCCGACGGTACGCGCCGGGTCCAGGCGTTCGACCACGGCCACAGTCGTCACGTCATGGCCCAGCGGGGCGACGAGCGTCAGTGCCGCTGCCGAGGGCGACTGGCCGGTCTCGATGCGCGCACCCAGGTCTTTCAGCAACTGGTACAGCTCGACACGGCGCGCGGCGCGCGGGGACACCCAGACCGGGGGCAATTCCGCCACTTGAGGCACGGGCGGTTCGGGAGGCAGCTCGGCCTGGCCTTCCACGTAGCGGTAGAAGCCCTCGCCGGTCTTGCGACCCAGCAGACCACCCGCGAGGCGCTGGGCCGTGATGACGCTGGGTCGGTAGCGTGCTTCCTCGTAATACTGGTGGTAGATGGATTCCATCACCGGGTGAGACACGTCCAGCGCGGTCAGATCCATCAGCTCGAAGGGTCCGAGCTTGAAGCCCACCTGATCGCGCAGGATGCGATCGATGGTCGCGTAGTCGGCCACGCCTTCGCTGGAGATGCGCAAGGCCTCGGTGCCGTAGGCGCGGCCGGCGTGATTGACGATGAAGCCTGGTGTGTCCTGTGCCAGCACGGCTTGGTGCCCCATCTGTCGAGCGTAGACGGAGAGCTGTTTGCAGGCGGTCGCATCGGTCTTCAGGCCCGGGATGACCTCGACCACCTTCATCAGGGGCACGGGGTTGAAGAAGTGGTAACCCGCCAGTCGCTGTGGGCGTCGCAGCGCGGCCGCGATTGCCGTGACCGACAGGGACGAGGTGTTGGTGGCCAGCACCGCCTCTGGATTGACGATGGTTTCGAGCTCGGCGAAGAGTCTTTGCTTGACCTCGATGTTTTCGACAATGGCTTCGATGACGAGATCGCAGTTCGCCAGTTCGCTCAGACGGGAGGCGCCGCGCAAGCGGGCCTTGCTCGCGGTGACGGCCTCCGCCGTCATGCGGCCCTTGGTGGCCAGCTTGTCCCACTGTTCGCTGATGGATTGCAGAGCGGCCTCGATGGCTGCGGCGTTTGTGTCGTACAGAGTGACGGTACTGCCCGCCTGGGCAGCGATCTGCGCGATGCCCCGGCCCATGGCGCCGGCTCCGATCAGGGCGACGCGGGAGAAGATGGGCGAGGATTCCGGTGACGATGGACTCATGGTCGGGGAGATTATCGGGGGACGACTCGGCCTCCTGGGCCGGTTCAATGCGTGGCTTGGTGGACGGTCCGGCGCGGGCTTCAGCGCGCCAGGGCCTCGGGATTCACGATATTGCTGGGCCGGCCCTGGACGAAGTTGAGCAAGTTGTCGAAGGCCGTGCCGAAGTACAGCTCGTAGTTGTCCCTCTCGACGTAGCCGATGTGCGGCGTGCAGATGCAGTTGCCCAGACCAAGCAGGGGATGGTCGGGCGCGATCGGTTCGGACTCGAACACGTCGATGGCCGCCAGGCCGGGCCGGCCTTGGCGCAGTGCGTGCAGCAGCGCATCGGGGGCGATCAGCTCCGCGCGCGAGGTGTTGACCAGCAGGGCCGTGGGCTGCATGCGGGCTAGATCCTGCGCGGTCACGATGCCGCGTGTGGCCTCGTTCAGGCGTAGGTGCAGGCTCAGCACGTCGCTGGCCGAGAAAAAATCCTCACGGCTGGCCGCAGCTTCGAAACCGTCCTGCTTGGCTTTCTGTCGCGAGCCTTCGCTGCCCCAGACCAGCACCCGCATGCCGAAGGCCCGGCCGTAAGCCGCCACCATCTGCCCGATCTTGCCGTAGCCCCAAAGCCCCAGCGTCCTGCCGTGCAGGGCGACACCCAGGCCGAAGGCAGGTGGCCAGCCGGTGCCGTCGCCAGTGCTTCCTCCGGCCTTGTCGAAACCGGTCCTTTGCCAGATGCCTTGCTTGAGGTTGCCGATGTAATGCGGCAGGCGTCGGGTCGCCGCCATCACCAATGCCCAGGTCAGTTCTGCGGGCGCAATGGGGCTGCCCGCACCATCGGCCACGGCGACGCCCCGTTCCGTGCATGCGGCCAGATCGATGTGTGTGCCCATGCGGCCGGTCTGGCTGATGAACCTTAG
It encodes:
- a CDS encoding glutathione binding-like protein, with translation MIDVYSWPTPNGHKVHIMLEECGLREGHDWHAHPVNIGEGDQFKPEFLKISPNNKIPALVDSQGPDGQPISLFESGAILLYLAGKFGKFLPVDVRGKYEVLQWLMFQMGGVGPMLGQAHHFRLYAPEKIGYAINRYTNETKRLYGVIDKRLARSRWLGGAEYSIADIAVFPWLRGWQGQGITLGDYPNLESWFYKIEARPAVQRGTQVLAHLRKSTPTPSDKEREVLYGTTQYERR
- a CDS encoding phosphotransferase, which codes for MPTNENERDNPYVGTRPVPATHAFDTAVLQAWLTQHLPGFSGPLTVESFKGGQSNPTYKLITPTRSYVMRAKPGPVAKLLPSAHAIEREYAVMRGLAGTEVPVPAMLALCEDEAIIGRAFYIMAFMPGRVLWEQSLPGLAPTERRAIYLEMNRVIAALHKVDFTAQGLAGYGKPGAYVERQIARWGKQYRASADGAGELSQPIAEMEQLLDWLPTHLPASARDDSLVSIVHGDYRLDNLMFDATAPRVIAVLDWELSTLGHPLADFAYHCMAWHIPPGDFRGIGGLDLQTMGIPLEEEYIALYCERTGNHGGRVTPATLHADWNFYLAYNLFRIAAILQGIAKRVENGTAASAQARKSAAGARPMAALAWQFARQNG
- a CDS encoding Crp/Fnr family transcriptional regulator, translating into MDEPKLTIEERTAINAGRWFSSLSPTLRHDILRCAYVLRHKDGELLAARGDPPEDWIACAKGAIRVSSTTLAGKQITLAYVEPGVWLGDTALFDGDLRTHDAYAHGETSTLRVAKADFQKLLDTHAELYAALLRLQARRIRSLYGLVEDLNTLPLRARLAKQLLHLVRSYGTPSLHAANETRIGLHLAQEELAQLLGASRQRVNQELKAMEREEAIRIEPGGLVVRSREALMRIVEVEQAREP
- a CDS encoding oxepin-CoA hydrolase, alternative type, encoding MSAQLKSSSEGQTMVLTLSNPGRRNALGPAIYAAGIEALNVAETNPDVRSVILTGGEGMFCAGGDLNRLQANRQQPPEVQAQSIDQLHGWIESIRAFPKPVIAAVEGAAAGAGFALALSCDFIVAASDAVFVMSHGQVGLSPDGGASWHLTRSLPRQLASELLLGGERIGAPRLHALGLVNRVSEPGHALDTAHALARQLNGKAPNVLTSGKELLESGTHNTLHTHLAEERGHFVRNLHHPNAGIGIAAFLNRQTPEFE
- a CDS encoding 3-hydroxyacyl-CoA dehydrogenase; translation: MSPSSPESSPIFSRVALIGAGAMGRGIAQIAAQAGSTVTLYDTNAAAIEAALQSISEQWDKLATKGRMTAEAVTASKARLRGASRLSELANCDLVIEAIVENIEVKQRLFAELETIVNPEAVLATNTSSLSVTAIAAALRRPQRLAGYHFFNPVPLMKVVEVIPGLKTDATACKQLSVYARQMGHQAVLAQDTPGFIVNHAGRAYGTEALRISSEGVADYATIDRILRDQVGFKLGPFELMDLTALDVSHPVMESIYHQYYEEARYRPSVITAQRLAGGLLGRKTGEGFYRYVEGQAELPPEPPVPQVAELPPVWVSPRAARRVELYQLLKDLGARIETGQSPSAAALTLVAPLGHDVTTVAVVERLDPARTVGIDLLVEDAATRRRVLATNPVTRHDMRDAAHALFARDGKAVSVIRDSGGFVTQRVVAGIVNVAADICQQRICTPVDLETAVTLGLGYPLGPLAMGNRYGPTNVLEVLFNLQTVYGDPRYRPSPWLRRRGAIGLSLLHEEE